The following are from one region of the Hymenobacter sp. YIM 151858-1 genome:
- a CDS encoding sensor histidine kinase → MSIRLRLALQFAAIVACTLLLFSALIYLFTSLSRSQSFEESLRNRALVVAHVYFDGSQPKNDARSRAHYSRYLRQFYRTLPDEEVRIYDLGGRLMFREGETTSRALPDGWLGQTGKPMVQKLPDWRYTVGMYFVVPGRGRFLIVAWSKDADSEQKLGTLRTVLITGFLISLVVTGIGGWVFAGQALRPMRLAVQEMSSITASDMYRRLSGADGQDEVSQLARTFNSLLDRLQTAFVGQRTFVRDASHELRTPLTVLIGELEVALLQPRTAEEYQQVLRNTLDAARLLKDLANGLLQIARASDDPSQVPLAPLRLDELLLQAHEEVQRRHQTCRIDLDFQLPADIEPVVNGNEALLLSAALNVLENACKFSRGAPRPVLATLSASARKVRLEVQDWGVGMHEADRQQVFVPFFRADNARGVPGHGIGLPLTHQIMALHGGSIQVESQLGEGTKVVLELPRLL, encoded by the coding sequence ATGTCTATCCGCCTGCGCCTGGCGCTGCAGTTTGCGGCCATTGTGGCCTGCACCTTGCTGCTGTTTTCGGCGCTGATTTACCTTTTCACGTCCCTCTCGCGCAGCCAGTCGTTCGAGGAGAGTTTGCGCAACCGCGCGCTGGTGGTGGCGCACGTGTACTTCGACGGCAGCCAGCCTAAAAACGACGCGCGCAGCCGCGCCCACTACAGCCGCTACCTGCGCCAGTTCTACCGCACCCTCCCCGACGAGGAGGTGCGCATTTACGACCTAGGCGGGCGGTTGATGTTTCGGGAGGGCGAAACCACCAGCCGCGCCCTGCCCGACGGCTGGCTCGGGCAAACCGGCAAGCCCATGGTGCAGAAACTGCCCGACTGGCGCTACACCGTGGGCATGTACTTTGTGGTGCCCGGGCGCGGCCGCTTTTTAATTGTGGCCTGGTCGAAGGATGCCGATAGCGAGCAAAAGCTGGGCACCTTGCGCACGGTACTTATCACGGGCTTCCTGATTTCGCTAGTGGTGACGGGCATTGGCGGCTGGGTGTTTGCGGGGCAGGCGCTGCGGCCCATGCGCCTGGCCGTGCAGGAGATGAGCAGCATTACCGCCTCCGATATGTACCGCCGCCTCTCGGGCGCCGACGGGCAGGACGAGGTGTCGCAGCTGGCGCGCACGTTCAACAGCTTGCTCGACCGGCTGCAAACCGCGTTTGTGGGGCAGCGCACCTTCGTGCGCGATGCGTCGCATGAGCTGCGCACGCCGCTTACGGTGCTCATCGGAGAGCTGGAGGTAGCCCTGCTGCAACCACGCACCGCCGAGGAGTACCAGCAGGTATTACGCAACACCCTCGATGCCGCCCGCCTGCTTAAGGACCTCGCCAACGGGCTGCTGCAGATTGCCCGCGCCTCCGACGACCCCTCGCAGGTGCCCCTGGCTCCGTTGCGCCTCGATGAGCTGCTGCTGCAAGCCCACGAAGAGGTGCAGCGCCGGCACCAAACCTGCCGCATCGACCTCGATTTTCAGCTGCCCGCCGACATTGAGCCCGTGGTAAACGGCAACGAGGCGCTGCTGCTTTCGGCCGCGCTCAACGTGCTCGAAAACGCCTGCAAGTTTTCGCGCGGCGCCCCGCGGCCGGTGCTGGCTACCCTCAGTGCCTCGGCCCGCAAGGTGCGCCTGGAGGTGCAGGACTGGGGCGTGGGCATGCACGAAGCCGACCGGCAGCAGGTGTTCGTGCCCTTCTTCCGGGCCGACAACGCCCGCGGCGTACCCGGCCACGGCATTGGCCTGCCGCTTACCCACCAAATCATGGCACTGCACGGCGGTAGTATTCAGGTAGAAAGCCAGCTGGGCGAGGGCACAAAGGTGGTGCTGGAGCTGCCGCGGCTGTTGTAA
- a CDS encoding response regulator yields the protein MKILLVEDEPKVAAFLQKGLSEQTHLVDIAADGLLGLRQALTTSYDLIILDQLLPGLSGLEVCRQVRAHNTAVPILMLTALGETDDKIRGLDAGADDYLVKPFAFQELLARIRALSRRRQEAPSQPVLRLADLALDPMSKQVTRAGQTIQLTAREFALLHYLLRNQGRVVSRVDILEHVWETSFDTGSNVIDVYINFLRKKIDKEFTPKLIHTLVGMGYVAKVNES from the coding sequence ATGAAGATTCTGTTGGTTGAAGACGAGCCGAAAGTGGCGGCGTTCCTGCAAAAGGGGCTTAGCGAGCAAACGCACCTGGTTGATATTGCGGCCGACGGCCTGTTGGGGCTGCGGCAGGCCCTCACAACGTCATACGATCTGATCATTCTCGACCAACTGCTGCCCGGGCTAAGCGGGCTGGAGGTGTGCCGGCAGGTGCGGGCCCACAACACGGCGGTGCCCATTCTCATGCTCACGGCCCTAGGTGAAACCGATGATAAGATTCGGGGGCTCGATGCCGGGGCCGACGATTACCTCGTGAAGCCCTTTGCTTTTCAGGAGCTGCTGGCGCGCATCCGGGCGTTGTCGCGGCGCCGGCAGGAGGCTCCCAGCCAGCCCGTGCTGCGCCTCGCCGACCTCGCCCTCGACCCCATGAGCAAGCAGGTAACGCGCGCCGGGCAAACCATTCAGCTAACGGCCCGCGAGTTTGCCTTGCTGCACTACCTGCTGCGCAACCAGGGCCGGGTAGTGTCGCGGGTTGATATTCTGGAGCACGTGTGGGAAACCAGCTTCGATACCGGCTCCAACGTCATCGACGTGTACATCAACTTCCTGCGCAAAAAAATCGACAAGGAGTTTACGCCCAAGCTCATACACACGCTCGTGGGCATGGGCTACGTGGCCAAAGTCAACGAAAGTTAA
- a CDS encoding SulP family inorganic anion transporter — protein MDTTTVSTPPMPAIPPATAPPAGPTPSYKNTLAKDLPAGLVVFLVALPLCLGISLASGAPLLAGLIAGIVGGVVVSWVSGSALSVSGPAAGLTTIVLAGIQQAGSYEAFLVAVVLAGVLQIALGSLKAGVIGMYFPTSVIRGMLAAIGLILILKQIPHFLGGDEDFFEDLNFFQPDGMNTFSSIGRALGELQPGALLIGLFSLTVLLLWERPFIKRSKVLGLVPGALIVVVCSILINLALGSLRPEWQVKTTHLVKLPVISSINDVLGSLRFPDWSVLLNGNIYLLALTIGIVASLESLLSVEAVDKLDPLKRNTPTNRELVAQGTGNIISGLLGGLPLTAVIVRSSANINAGGATRISAFFHGTLLLLAVLFLEDALNLIPLSALAAVLLMVGYKLTKPGLYLTQWKLGWAQFLPFVITVGVILFTDLLKGVGVGLAVAAFFILKANAESAYFFHYEPDHQPGTVHLKLAEHVSFLNKAAITTTLDNFKPGTRVILDGSDSVSIDYDVLEAIENFRQSAKDRGIELVLRDIPQVHVLGH, from the coding sequence ATGGATACCACAACAGTATCAACCCCGCCCATGCCGGCCATTCCGCCCGCTACGGCTCCGCCGGCAGGCCCCACGCCGTCGTATAAGAATACACTGGCTAAAGATTTGCCGGCCGGTCTGGTCGTATTTCTGGTGGCATTGCCCTTGTGCCTGGGCATTTCGCTTGCCTCCGGAGCCCCGTTGCTCGCCGGCCTGATAGCCGGTATTGTGGGTGGGGTAGTGGTAAGCTGGGTTAGCGGCTCGGCCCTTAGCGTAAGCGGCCCGGCCGCCGGCCTCACCACCATCGTGCTGGCAGGCATTCAGCAAGCCGGCAGCTACGAGGCCTTTCTGGTAGCGGTGGTGCTGGCTGGGGTGCTCCAAATTGCCCTAGGTTCGCTGAAAGCCGGCGTCATCGGCATGTATTTTCCTACCTCGGTTATTCGGGGTATGCTGGCTGCCATCGGCCTCATCCTCATCCTGAAGCAGATTCCGCACTTTTTGGGCGGCGACGAGGACTTTTTCGAAGACCTCAACTTCTTCCAGCCCGATGGCATGAACACGTTCTCGTCGATTGGACGGGCTCTGGGCGAACTGCAGCCGGGCGCTTTGCTCATCGGCCTGTTCTCGCTAACGGTGCTGCTGCTCTGGGAGCGGCCCTTCATCAAGCGCAGCAAGGTGCTGGGCCTGGTGCCGGGGGCGCTCATCGTGGTGGTGTGCTCCATTCTCATCAACCTGGCCCTAGGTAGCCTGCGCCCCGAGTGGCAGGTGAAGACCACGCACCTGGTTAAACTGCCCGTTATCAGCTCCATCAACGATGTGCTGGGCTCCCTGCGCTTCCCCGATTGGAGCGTGCTGCTGAACGGCAACATCTACCTGCTGGCCCTTACCATTGGCATCGTTGCCTCGCTCGAGTCGCTGCTGAGCGTGGAGGCCGTGGATAAGCTCGATCCGCTGAAGCGCAACACGCCCACCAACCGCGAGCTGGTGGCGCAGGGCACGGGCAACATCATTTCGGGCTTGCTGGGCGGTTTGCCGCTCACGGCCGTAATCGTGCGCTCGTCGGCCAACATCAACGCCGGCGGCGCCACGCGCATCTCGGCCTTCTTCCACGGCACGCTGCTGCTGCTGGCGGTGCTGTTCCTCGAAGACGCGCTGAACCTGATTCCGCTCTCGGCGCTGGCCGCCGTGCTGCTGATGGTGGGCTACAAACTCACGAAGCCCGGCCTGTACCTCACGCAGTGGAAGCTAGGTTGGGCGCAGTTCCTGCCTTTCGTAATAACGGTGGGCGTCATCCTGTTCACCGACCTGCTGAAGGGCGTGGGCGTGGGCCTGGCCGTGGCCGCCTTCTTCATCCTGAAAGCCAACGCCGAATCGGCTTACTTCTTCCACTACGAGCCCGACCACCAGCCCGGCACCGTGCACCTCAAGCTGGCCGAGCACGTATCATTCCTGAACAAAGCGGCCATCACCACCACGCTCGACAACTTTAAGCCCGGCACGCGCGTGATTCTGGACGGCTCCGACTCGGTTTCCATCGACTACGACGTGCTCGAGGCCATCGAAAACTTCCGGCAGAGTGCCAAAGACCGCGGCATCGAGCTGGTCCTGCGCGACATCCCGCAGGTGCATGTTTTGGGCCACTAA
- a CDS encoding carbonic anhydrase — MQHILDGNRRWVEARLAEDPEYFQKLSQGQKPRYLFIGCSDSRVPGSAITGTKPGEMFTHRNIANMVVTTDMNMLSVLQYAVEVLKVEVILVVGHYGCGGVAAAASNKQHGLIDSWLTNIRDVIRLHETELLRIQDEDQRLRRLVELNVIEQVRNLAKTNIIQNARTKPNPPQLHGLVYDISEGILHDLEVDTRDMDEFSHIYSTISKPNAALDSAVQAELQQQLQQQHGAGKGKKQEATPAAEQNGAKQTA; from the coding sequence ATGCAACACATTCTTGATGGCAACCGCCGCTGGGTGGAGGCCCGCCTGGCCGAAGACCCGGAATACTTCCAAAAACTTTCGCAGGGCCAAAAGCCGCGCTACCTGTTCATCGGCTGCTCCGATTCGCGGGTGCCGGGCTCGGCCATCACCGGCACCAAGCCGGGCGAAATGTTCACGCACCGCAACATTGCCAACATGGTTGTAACCACCGACATGAACATGCTGTCGGTGCTGCAGTACGCGGTGGAAGTGCTTAAGGTAGAGGTGATTCTGGTGGTAGGCCACTACGGTTGCGGCGGCGTGGCTGCGGCCGCCTCCAACAAGCAGCACGGCCTCATCGACAGCTGGCTCACCAACATCCGCGACGTAATTCGCTTGCACGAAACGGAGCTGCTGCGCATTCAGGACGAGGACCAGCGCCTGCGCCGCCTCGTGGAGCTCAACGTGATTGAGCAGGTGCGCAACCTGGCCAAAACCAACATCATCCAGAACGCCCGCACCAAGCCCAACCCGCCGCAGCTGCACGGCCTGGTGTACGACATCAGCGAGGGCATTCTGCACGACCTGGAAGTGGACACCCGCGACATGGACGAGTTCAGCCACATCTACAGCACCATTTCGAAACCCAACGCCGCGCTCGATTCGGCAGTGCAGGCTGAGTTGCAGCAGCAACTGCAGCAGCAGCACGGCGCCGGCAAAGGCAAGAAACAAGAGGCCACGCCGGCCGCCGAACAAAACGGAGCCAAGCAAACCGCCTAG
- a CDS encoding type IA DNA topoisomerase → MKVCIAEKPSVAREIANVLGANRRMDGYYEGNGYQVTWTFGHFCTLKEPEDYRPEWKRWSIHDLPMMPEQFGIKLMQDDGVRKQFAVIRNLLNSAEEVINCGDAGQEGEVIQRWVLTEAKYRKPFKRLWISSLTEEAIRQGFANLREGKEFDRLYMAGKSRAIGDWLLGLNATRLFTLKYASGRGQVLSLGRVQTPTLALLVDRYHEIRNFKPEPYWVLRTEYRGTLFSHVAPPKKGKADDDEPDEKARLKARGYFVSQEEADAAMAAVKDAPLTVTGVEIKKALESPPALFDLTSLQVQCNNQLGLSAEDTLKTVQSLYEKKVVSYPRVDTTFLPDDQYAKIPGILQGISGPYRTLVQPLLADKIRKSSKVFNNNKVTDHHAIIPTGNAPGGLSQAEHNVYDIIVRRFLAAFYPDCEVSNTTVTAEAAGHPFRVRGRQILNPGWRIVYGDPTQQQAPSTAKAGEGDDDVVNTVLPSFTKGESGPHKPRLDQKVTQPPREYTEAMLLRGMETAGRNVEDEELRQAMKENGIGRPSTRAAIIETLFKRGYIQREKKRIVPTPTGVELIGLIRNPTLKSAELTGQWERKLRQIEGGNLEPDQFLAELKGLVQEMVQEVKQDRARMVAPPPTATEAAASAAKNGGSKPAPAKSAAPATPGPDGALGGCPACGQGHVLKGKTAFGCSRFREGCQFRLPLVFEGKKFTDKQVQALLSKGRTPVIKGFIDDLGQKFDAAIGLNAKHQPELQRAAESKPAADDKPQQIPCPVCRLGTMLKGKTAWGCSRFREDCQFRVPLELCGRQLTDAQVAKLLRRGKSDVIRGFTSQRTGAKFEAALEVTAEGEVKFVFEKKG, encoded by the coding sequence GTGAAAGTCTGCATTGCCGAAAAACCCAGCGTAGCCCGCGAAATAGCCAACGTGCTAGGTGCCAACCGGCGCATGGACGGCTACTACGAGGGCAACGGTTACCAAGTCACCTGGACGTTCGGGCACTTCTGCACCCTGAAGGAGCCCGAGGATTACCGCCCCGAGTGGAAGCGCTGGAGCATTCACGACCTGCCCATGATGCCCGAGCAGTTTGGCATTAAGCTGATGCAGGACGACGGCGTGCGCAAGCAGTTCGCGGTTATCCGAAACTTGCTGAACAGTGCCGAGGAGGTAATCAACTGCGGCGACGCGGGCCAGGAGGGGGAGGTGATTCAGCGCTGGGTGCTTACCGAGGCCAAGTACCGCAAGCCCTTCAAGCGCCTCTGGATTTCGTCGCTCACCGAGGAAGCCATTCGGCAGGGCTTTGCCAACCTGCGCGAGGGGAAGGAGTTCGATCGTCTGTACATGGCCGGCAAGAGCCGCGCCATCGGCGACTGGCTGCTCGGCCTGAACGCCACCCGCCTGTTTACCCTGAAGTACGCCTCGGGCCGTGGGCAGGTGCTGAGCCTGGGCCGCGTGCAAACGCCCACGCTGGCCCTGCTCGTCGACCGCTACCACGAGATTCGCAACTTTAAGCCCGAGCCTTATTGGGTACTGCGCACCGAGTACCGCGGCACCTTGTTCAGCCACGTGGCGCCGCCCAAAAAAGGCAAAGCCGACGACGACGAGCCCGACGAAAAGGCCCGCCTGAAAGCGCGCGGCTACTTCGTAAGCCAGGAGGAAGCCGATGCCGCCATGGCCGCCGTAAAGGATGCGCCCCTGACGGTTACCGGCGTCGAAATTAAGAAGGCGCTGGAGTCGCCGCCTGCCTTGTTCGACCTTACCTCGCTGCAGGTGCAGTGCAACAACCAGCTGGGTCTCTCGGCCGAGGACACGCTCAAAACCGTGCAGAGCCTCTACGAGAAGAAGGTAGTCAGCTACCCGCGCGTGGATACCACCTTCTTGCCCGACGACCAGTACGCCAAAATTCCCGGCATTCTGCAGGGCATCAGCGGGCCGTACCGCACCTTGGTGCAGCCGCTGCTGGCCGACAAGATTCGGAAGTCCTCCAAGGTCTTCAACAACAACAAGGTTACCGACCACCACGCCATCATCCCGACGGGCAACGCGCCCGGCGGCCTCAGCCAGGCCGAGCACAACGTGTACGATATCATTGTGCGCCGTTTTCTGGCTGCGTTCTATCCGGATTGCGAAGTCTCGAACACCACCGTAACGGCCGAGGCGGCGGGGCACCCGTTCCGGGTGCGCGGCCGGCAGATCCTCAACCCCGGCTGGCGCATTGTGTACGGCGACCCCACGCAGCAGCAGGCACCTAGCACGGCCAAAGCCGGCGAGGGCGACGACGACGTGGTGAACACCGTGCTGCCCTCGTTCACGAAGGGCGAATCGGGCCCGCACAAGCCGCGCCTCGATCAGAAAGTAACCCAGCCGCCGCGCGAGTACACCGAGGCCATGCTGCTGCGCGGCATGGAAACCGCCGGCCGCAACGTGGAGGACGAGGAGCTGCGCCAGGCCATGAAGGAAAACGGCATCGGCCGCCCTTCTACCCGTGCCGCCATCATCGAAACACTGTTTAAGCGCGGCTACATCCAGCGCGAGAAAAAGCGCATTGTGCCCACGCCAACGGGGGTGGAGCTGATTGGCCTGATTCGGAACCCCACGCTGAAATCGGCGGAGCTGACGGGCCAGTGGGAGCGGAAGCTGCGCCAGATTGAAGGCGGCAACCTCGAGCCCGATCAGTTTCTGGCCGAGCTGAAAGGCTTGGTGCAGGAGATGGTGCAGGAGGTAAAGCAAGACCGCGCCCGCATGGTGGCCCCGCCGCCCACGGCCACCGAAGCCGCTGCTTCGGCCGCTAAAAACGGCGGCAGCAAACCCGCGCCCGCCAAGTCGGCGGCCCCCGCCACGCCCGGCCCCGATGGTGCCCTAGGTGGTTGTCCGGCTTGCGGCCAGGGCCACGTGCTGAAGGGCAAAACGGCCTTCGGTTGCTCGCGCTTCCGCGAGGGGTGCCAGTTCCGGTTGCCGCTGGTGTTCGAGGGCAAGAAGTTCACCGACAAGCAAGTGCAGGCGTTGCTGAGCAAAGGCCGCACTCCCGTCATCAAAGGCTTCATCGACGACCTAGGGCAGAAGTTCGACGCGGCCATTGGCCTGAACGCCAAGCACCAGCCCGAGCTGCAACGCGCCGCCGAAAGCAAGCCCGCCGCCGACGACAAGCCGCAGCAGATACCCTGCCCGGTGTGCCGCCTGGGTACCATGCTCAAGGGCAAAACGGCCTGGGGCTGCTCGCGCTTCCGCGAAGACTGCCAGTTTCGGGTGCCGCTCGAGCTCTGCGGCCGCCAGCTTACCGATGCGCAAGTGGCCAAGCTGCTGCGCCGCGGCAAATCGGATGTAATCCGGGGCTTTACCTCGCAGCGTACCGGCGCCAAGTTCGAGGCTGCCCTGGAAGTGACGGCCGAGGGCGAGGTGAAGTTTGTGTTCGAGAAGAAGGGCTAG
- a CDS encoding exopolysaccharide transport family protein produces MESRATTSDDLDLHQLFFKLRARWVYFLLGLLLAGAAAFLYLKVKSPVYDYRATMLLGNQSTGSKQAQELLNLLEVKERGIQMEDEIGLISSAGMVRQAIEKLPEFKVSYYAAPKNWLNSVATLQVRERPAGSLPFRVVPDLGAPQLTGTKVSVEPLPDGRYRVQAKVDKGQLADLQSGSLVREVIDTELDHTLRAGEPLRHALLNITIQPEPGASAVPGEKYFFALNDVGSLVGAYQDRLKVRTIDQESRIIELRTKGNVPIKEQQFLDTLMSVFIAADLREKNQTGQKTVEFLDNEIAKLAQARQKSAEELSTFRAERGVVDVNAQSASGIQQTSTLETERTRLASQRSFYQGMLRQLRDDRAITAASASGVNDPVLSSLILQMAELYKERSGLVVNASANNPLVEVLDERIRNTRASLEQNLSSMIRSTDIQLADLTAQLNKVRSEMSRMPENERQLAVLKSKSDFNDKNYSFLVDKRAEAAIELATNTTDKKIIDRAAMNGNGPSAPQPLFVGFMALLAGLLGPLGIVLLMDKANRRIQSKEDLSRITDIPMLGVVAHGNKAERNEMLHNPKGPIAESFRSIRVNLQYLSAGLDKKVIGVTSSVPGEGKSFCAVNLAAELAHSGRRVVLVETDLRRPTVANYFNYDPQAPGLAAYLANLSPLGECLRASSVPNLDVLMCGDIPPNPMELLESTRMTSLMEQLREEYDYVLLDTPPVGYVSEYFVLLRHLDANIYVVRQNYTDPSYISQINELYDQGKIKHVYIVINDMHFNKTYEYRYKKKAYTYGYSS; encoded by the coding sequence ATGGAATCACGCGCTACCACCTCCGACGATTTAGATTTACATCAACTTTTCTTCAAGCTGCGGGCCCGCTGGGTGTACTTTCTGCTGGGCCTGCTGCTGGCCGGTGCCGCGGCGTTTTTGTACCTCAAGGTAAAGTCGCCGGTGTACGATTACCGCGCCACCATGCTGTTGGGCAACCAAAGCACAGGCTCCAAGCAAGCCCAGGAGTTGCTGAATCTGCTGGAGGTGAAGGAGCGCGGCATTCAGATGGAAGACGAAATCGGGCTGATCAGCTCGGCCGGCATGGTGCGCCAGGCCATCGAGAAGCTGCCCGAGTTTAAAGTAAGCTACTACGCGGCCCCCAAAAACTGGCTCAACTCGGTGGCCACCCTGCAAGTGCGCGAGCGGCCGGCTGGCTCCTTGCCCTTCCGGGTAGTGCCCGACCTAGGCGCCCCGCAGCTCACGGGCACCAAAGTGAGCGTGGAGCCGCTGCCCGATGGCCGCTACCGCGTGCAAGCCAAAGTAGACAAAGGCCAACTCGCTGACCTGCAAAGCGGCTCGTTGGTGCGCGAGGTAATCGACACCGAGCTCGACCACACGCTGCGGGCCGGCGAGCCGCTGCGCCACGCCCTGCTCAACATCACCATCCAGCCCGAGCCCGGCGCCTCGGCGGTGCCCGGCGAGAAGTACTTCTTCGCCCTGAACGACGTGGGCAGCCTGGTGGGGGCCTACCAAGACCGCCTGAAAGTGCGCACCATCGATCAGGAATCGCGCATTATTGAGCTGCGCACCAAGGGCAACGTGCCCATAAAAGAGCAGCAGTTTCTGGATACGCTGATGAGCGTGTTCATCGCTGCTGACCTGCGCGAGAAAAACCAGACGGGCCAGAAAACGGTGGAGTTCCTGGACAACGAAATTGCCAAGCTGGCCCAGGCCCGCCAGAAATCGGCCGAAGAGCTGAGCACCTTCCGGGCCGAGCGCGGCGTGGTCGATGTCAACGCTCAGTCGGCCTCGGGTATTCAGCAAACCTCTACCCTCGAAACCGAGCGCACCCGCCTGGCTTCGCAACGCAGCTTTTACCAGGGCATGCTACGCCAGCTGCGCGACGACCGCGCCATTACGGCCGCCTCGGCCTCGGGCGTGAACGACCCCGTGCTGAGCAGCCTGATTTTGCAGATGGCCGAGCTTTACAAAGAGCGCTCGGGCCTGGTGGTGAATGCCAGCGCCAACAACCCGCTGGTGGAGGTGCTCGACGAACGCATCCGCAACACGCGGGCCTCGCTCGAGCAAAACCTGAGCAGCATGATCCGCTCGACGGATATTCAGCTGGCCGACCTCACGGCCCAGCTAAACAAGGTGCGCTCCGAAATGAGCCGCATGCCCGAAAACGAGCGGCAGCTGGCCGTGCTGAAGAGCAAGTCGGATTTCAACGACAAGAACTACAGCTTTTTGGTTGACAAGCGCGCCGAAGCGGCCATTGAGCTGGCTACCAACACCACCGATAAAAAAATCATCGACCGGGCTGCCATGAACGGCAACGGCCCCTCGGCCCCGCAGCCGCTGTTTGTGGGCTTTATGGCCCTGCTGGCCGGCCTGCTCGGGCCCCTGGGTATTGTGTTGCTGATGGACAAGGCCAACCGCCGTATTCAAAGCAAGGAAGACCTGTCGCGCATTACCGACATTCCGATGCTGGGCGTGGTAGCCCACGGCAACAAAGCGGAGCGCAACGAGATGCTGCACAACCCGAAAGGCCCCATTGCCGAGTCGTTCCGCTCGATTCGGGTGAACCTGCAGTACCTCTCGGCCGGCCTCGATAAAAAAGTGATTGGCGTAACCTCCTCGGTACCCGGCGAAGGCAAAAGCTTTTGCGCCGTGAACCTGGCCGCCGAGCTGGCCCACTCGGGCCGCCGCGTGGTGCTCGTCGAGACGGACCTGCGCCGCCCCACCGTGGCCAATTACTTCAACTACGATCCGCAGGCGCCGGGCCTGGCGGCTTACCTCGCCAACCTAAGCCCGCTGGGTGAGTGCCTGCGCGCCTCCTCGGTGCCCAACCTCGATGTGCTGATGTGCGGCGACATTCCGCCGAACCCCATGGAGCTGCTCGAGTCGACGCGCATGACGAGTTTGATGGAGCAGCTGCGCGAGGAGTACGATTACGTGCTGCTCGATACGCCGCCCGTGGGCTACGTGTCGGAGTACTTCGTGCTGCTGCGCCACCTCGACGCCAACATTTACGTGGTGCGCCAGAACTACACCGACCCCTCGTACATCAGCCAGATCAACGAGCTCTACGACCAGGGGAAGATCAAGCATGTCTACATCGTCATCAACGACATGCACTTCAACAAAACGTACGAGTACCGCTACAAGAAGAAAGCCTATACCTACGGGTATAGCAGTTAG
- a CDS encoding polysaccharide biosynthesis/export family protein: MLLLLHRVRLCLFVLPFLFAACVPQRNLPYFQGKYNTSTAVLAANTPQPYRIQPNDVLSVRVQSVQPALNEIFNVTDARAVFQGDPGNMFLAGYNVDATGHINLPTVGKVKVQGLTIEETQAQIQRGVANYVRDANVLVKLLSFKITVLGEVRNPGRHFVYNGQATVLEALGLAGDLTEFGNRRNIKLIRTTPKGNEVLLLDLTDPKLLSSPNFFLLPNDALYVEPLAARTNRANVANLALVFSGISALALILNYINAN, encoded by the coding sequence ATGCTCCTACTACTGCACCGCGTGCGGCTGTGCCTTTTCGTGCTGCCGTTTTTGTTTGCTGCCTGCGTTCCGCAGCGCAACCTGCCGTATTTCCAAGGCAAGTACAACACCAGCACGGCGGTGCTGGCGGCCAACACGCCCCAACCCTACCGCATACAGCCCAACGACGTGCTATCGGTGCGGGTGCAGAGCGTACAGCCCGCGCTCAACGAGATTTTTAACGTGACGGATGCGCGTGCGGTGTTTCAGGGCGACCCGGGCAACATGTTTCTGGCCGGCTACAACGTCGACGCCACCGGCCACATCAACCTACCAACCGTGGGCAAAGTGAAGGTGCAGGGACTCACCATCGAGGAAACGCAGGCCCAGATTCAGCGCGGGGTGGCCAACTACGTTCGCGATGCCAACGTGCTGGTAAAGCTGCTGTCGTTTAAAATCACGGTGCTGGGCGAAGTAAGAAACCCTGGGCGCCATTTTGTGTATAACGGCCAAGCGACGGTGCTGGAGGCCCTGGGGCTGGCCGGCGACCTGACCGAGTTTGGCAACCGCCGAAACATCAAGCTGATCCGGACCACGCCCAAAGGCAACGAGGTGCTGTTGCTCGACCTCACCGACCCGAAGCTGCTGTCCTCGCCCAACTTCTTTTTGTTGCCCAACGATGCGCTGTACGTGGAGCCCCTGGCTGCTCGTACCAACCGCGCCAACGTGGCCAACCTAGCCTTGGTATTTTCGGGCATCTCGGCCTTGGCCCTGATTCTCAATTATATAAACGCCAACTAG